The DNA sequence GAGGGGGCGGCCTGCCTCTTCGACGAGAACCTGCACCCGAAACCGGCCTACACCCGCATCAACCCCTGACCGGGCCGGGGCGCAGCCCGGGGGCGGCGAGCGCCGCCAGGACGCGGGGAACCGCCTCGACGGTGGCCGGGCGGCCTTCGTGCATGAGCACGACGCCGCCCGGCCGCACCGCCGAAGCCGCCGTGACGATCTCGTCCGCGGAGGCGCCCGCCCAGTCGCGGGTGTCGACGCTCCACAGCACCTCGGTGAGCCCGTGGGCGGCGACGGCCGACGCCACGGACGGATCGGTGTCGCCGTAGGGCGGCCGGAACAGCACCGGGCGGGCGCCGGTGAGCGAGACCAGGAGGTCCTGCGTCCGGCGGACCTCCCGGTCGCGGGCCGCGGGGCCGAGTGCGGTGAGCCGCGGGTGCGTCCACGTGTGGTTGCCGAGCACGTGCCCCGCGGCGGCGATCGCCCGCACCAGGGCCGGGTGCGCCGCCGCGTGCTCGCCCCACAGGAAGAACGTCGCCCGCACCGCGCCGAGGGCGGCCAGCAGCGCCGGCGTGGTCGACGGGTACGGGCCGTCGTCGAAGGTCAGCGCGACTGCGTCCACCCCGCCAAGGTCACCCGGCGGGGAGGCGGGGGCAAGGACTTTCGGCGGGTTTCGTCAGCGGGCCAGCGCCGCGAGCCGCTTCGGCGTCGGCCAGCGGACGTTCCACGCCCAGCCGAGCTTCTCGAACAGCCAGATGACCCGGGCCGAGATGTCGATCTGGCCGCGCAGCGCGCCGTGACGGGCCGACGTCGGGTCGGCGTGGTGGGTGTTGTGCCAGGACTCGCCCATCGACAGGATCGCCAGCGGCCAGAAGTTGGCCGAGCGGTCGCGGCTGGCGAACGGGCGCTCGCCGATCATGTGGCAGATCGAGTTGACCGACCACGTCACGTGGTGCTGGAAGGAGATCCGTGCCAGTCCCGCCCAGAGGAACGCGGTCAGCGCGCCCCACCACGACAGCGTGAGCAGGCCGCCGAGCAGCGCCGGGAGCAGCAGGCTCACCACCACCCACAGCGGGAACAGCCGGTCGACCACGCGC is a window from the Amycolatopsis sp. cg9 genome containing:
- a CDS encoding polysaccharide deacetylase family protein — translated: MDAVALTFDDGPYPSTTPALLAALGAVRATFFLWGEHAAAHPALVRAIAAAGHVLGNHTWTHPRLTALGPAARDREVRRTQDLLVSLTGARPVLFRPPYGDTDPSVASAVAAHGLTEVLWSVDTRDWAGASADEIVTAASAVRPGGVVLMHEGRPATVEAVPRVLAALAAPGLRPGPVRG